A genome region from Rhodothermus sp. includes the following:
- a CDS encoding GWxTD domain-containing protein: MPAQQRIAWVGFGILILMGAGVGCGGTRPVVVDAYEKGGPAFVLEAIPVLREQRSGLELYLGLRPRTLVFTHVDTAYRATYEVLVRLLDAKGRVRYERAFDDTLRVPTFAATRTHVLHLWHRFVPYRPGQYRLEVTVIDRNSRQYTTRRRPVRLPDPFGRGPMLSPVWLERRTAVGRYAVYPGRHFAAGVDSLRAAIALFRLRPEHRVQVRWLLLHFPVDTSAARPPYDLMPVPGSLSYLGDWYDRPDTLQVSTRRLEGLSGRVRIDFMLPPLVARGVYRVEVIARIEGQARRIIRQRELAVHGPTFPQVGTLDQMVEALVYLASPDEWAQLQAARTPAQLRARFDAFWGRWVSDRRKAAWLLRRYYERIEQANLQFSSIKEGWRTDRGMV; encoded by the coding sequence ATGCCCGCACAGCAACGAATTGCATGGGTTGGATTCGGGATCTTGATCCTGATGGGAGCCGGGGTGGGATGTGGAGGTACCCGACCGGTTGTGGTGGATGCTTATGAGAAGGGCGGTCCTGCGTTCGTACTGGAAGCCATTCCGGTGTTGCGGGAGCAGCGATCGGGACTTGAACTGTATCTGGGACTGCGCCCGCGCACGCTGGTTTTTACCCATGTCGACACGGCCTATCGGGCTACCTACGAAGTGCTGGTACGGCTCCTGGACGCCAAAGGACGTGTGCGTTATGAGCGCGCGTTTGACGATACGCTTCGGGTGCCCACCTTCGCCGCGACACGCACGCATGTGCTTCATCTGTGGCATCGATTCGTGCCGTATCGTCCCGGGCAATACCGGCTGGAAGTGACGGTAATCGACCGCAACAGCCGGCAGTACACGACGCGTCGACGTCCAGTGCGCCTGCCGGATCCTTTCGGCCGTGGTCCGATGTTGAGTCCGGTCTGGCTGGAACGGCGGACGGCTGTTGGCCGCTATGCGGTATATCCCGGGCGGCACTTTGCTGCTGGGGTCGATTCATTGCGGGCTGCGATCGCGTTATTCAGGCTCAGGCCGGAGCATCGAGTGCAGGTTCGGTGGCTGTTATTGCACTTTCCTGTCGACACGAGTGCGGCACGTCCACCTTATGACCTGATGCCCGTACCCGGCTCGCTGTCGTACCTGGGGGACTGGTACGACCGGCCGGATACGCTGCAGGTGTCCACGCGTCGGCTGGAAGGGTTGAGCGGTAGGGTGCGGATCGACTTCATGCTCCCGCCGCTGGTTGCACGGGGGGTTTACCGGGTGGAAGTGATCGCCCGAATCGAAGGACAGGCACGCCGGATTATCCGTCAACGTGAGCTGGCCGTACACGGTCCGACCTTTCCGCAGGTGGGGACGCTGGACCAGATGGTCGAAGCACTGGTCTATCTGGCTTCCCCTGATGAATGGGCACAGCTTCAGGCCGCTCGGACGCCGGCCCAGCTACGTGCCCGCTTCGATGCCTTCTGGGGTCGGTGGGTAAGCGATCGGCGTAAGGCCGCTTGGCTGTTGCGGCGCTACTATGAGCGTATCGAACAGGCCAATCTGCAGTTTTCTTCGATTAAAGAAGGGTGGCGGACCGATCGCGGTATGGTC
- the tpiA gene encoding triose-phosphate isomerase: MLVAGNWKMHTDRAEAIRLAQDVVAAVGDPGPVQVAVCPPFVNLEVVRQVIERTPVRLGAQNMHDEEVGAYTGEVSAPMLKAVGCHYVILGHSERRQYFGETDEAVNRKIKRALQYGLIPIVCVGETLEERQAGQAAAVVTQQVQAALDGVTLASAESLVIAYEPVWAIGTGHTATPEQAQEMHALIRRLLLDRYGESIGRALHILYGGSVKPDNAIDLFAQPDVDGGLIGGASLKAADFAAIVRAARC, encoded by the coding sequence ATGCTGGTAGCCGGTAACTGGAAAATGCATACGGACCGGGCGGAAGCCATCCGACTGGCGCAGGATGTCGTAGCCGCAGTGGGCGATCCCGGTCCGGTGCAGGTCGCCGTATGTCCGCCGTTCGTTAACCTGGAAGTGGTGCGTCAGGTTATCGAACGCACACCTGTTCGCCTGGGCGCGCAGAACATGCACGATGAAGAGGTCGGGGCCTATACGGGTGAAGTGTCGGCTCCGATGCTGAAAGCCGTGGGGTGTCACTATGTGATTCTGGGGCACTCAGAACGCCGGCAGTATTTTGGGGAAACAGACGAGGCGGTCAATCGCAAAATCAAGCGAGCCCTGCAATACGGGCTGATTCCCATTGTGTGTGTGGGAGAGACGCTGGAGGAGCGGCAGGCCGGGCAGGCAGCGGCGGTGGTCACGCAACAGGTTCAAGCCGCACTCGATGGCGTCACGCTGGCGTCGGCCGAGTCGCTGGTTATTGCTTACGAGCCTGTCTGGGCCATTGGGACGGGCCATACGGCCACACCGGAGCAGGCGCAGGAGATGCATGCCCTGATTCGTCGCCTGTTGCTCGACCGGTATGGTGAATCTATTGGTCGTGCGTTGCATATCCTGTATGGGGGGAGTGTCAAGCCAGACAATGCCATCGATCTGTTTGCGCAGCCGGACGTGGACGGTGGCCTGATCGGCGGAGCCAGCCTCAAAGCGGCCGACTTTGCAGCGATCGTGCGGGCTGCCCGTTGCTGA
- a CDS encoding redoxin domain-containing protein: MTYRAGFLVALALSLLPGCRTRSPEPVVQSMLQGQLTVRAEVDSIPDYRDFEVLVYRQVAGVPDTLGIALTDSTGHFTMVIRAPAPGLYPLRISRRGVTLASTVVVVAEGDSATLRATFPLEGRRLLVRSRENAAWLAYQNAIAQYNQDLFRQLQTALDSAALAQLVERTLAVLQSVERTYPNTLGARWAAAEAVRLLAGWNDTLALARFDSLAPDNPRYLEVVQAIRQALARRDGQQAAVRWLTALRDRLDDAGLRVAVQAELVQAYLDSLQDDAARTALGELTRMTTDSTWLRWAEHLRYELDHLRPGMEAPFFVVTTTQGRTITLDDLRGSYVLLEFFWPEDPAYLNELTYRNALAETYRTLPLNVLALSVQPDTVVNEAFYERFVQAGQAVILPGGLQDPIAERYNVTMLPVRWLIDPDGRILGRFEGSDALARLQQQLARLQQQAREVSPS; encoded by the coding sequence ATGACGTACCGCGCAGGTTTTCTGGTGGCCCTTGCTTTGAGCCTGCTGCCAGGCTGTCGTACGCGTTCGCCGGAACCGGTCGTGCAGAGTATGTTGCAGGGGCAACTGACCGTGCGAGCCGAGGTGGATTCCATTCCGGACTATCGTGACTTTGAAGTGCTGGTTTACCGGCAGGTGGCTGGTGTGCCCGACACGCTGGGCATAGCACTGACCGATAGCACAGGCCACTTCACGATGGTCATCCGGGCACCGGCGCCCGGTCTCTATCCGCTGCGCATCAGTCGGCGAGGGGTGACGTTGGCCAGTACGGTCGTTGTGGTGGCCGAGGGCGACTCGGCGACGCTGCGGGCCACGTTTCCGCTGGAAGGGCGGCGTCTGCTGGTGCGCTCGCGCGAAAATGCTGCCTGGCTGGCCTACCAGAATGCCATCGCACAATACAACCAGGATCTGTTCCGGCAACTGCAGACAGCGCTCGACTCGGCCGCCCTGGCACAGCTCGTTGAACGTACGCTGGCGGTGTTGCAGAGCGTGGAACGTACCTACCCGAACACGCTTGGGGCCCGATGGGCAGCGGCAGAAGCCGTCCGATTGCTGGCCGGTTGGAACGATACGCTGGCGTTGGCCCGTTTTGACAGCCTGGCCCCCGACAATCCACGCTATCTGGAGGTGGTGCAGGCGATCCGGCAGGCGCTGGCACGTCGCGACGGCCAGCAGGCCGCCGTGCGCTGGCTAACCGCGCTCCGCGATCGCCTGGACGATGCAGGACTGCGCGTGGCCGTGCAGGCCGAGCTGGTGCAGGCGTACCTGGACAGCCTGCAGGATGATGCGGCACGGACCGCGCTCGGCGAGCTGACACGCATGACAACCGACAGCACCTGGCTGCGCTGGGCCGAGCACCTCCGCTACGAGCTTGACCACCTGCGGCCTGGCATGGAAGCGCCGTTCTTCGTAGTGACCACAACGCAGGGCCGTACCATTACGCTTGATGACCTGCGAGGTAGCTACGTGCTGCTGGAGTTTTTCTGGCCAGAAGATCCAGCTTATCTGAATGAGCTGACCTATCGCAATGCCCTGGCAGAAACCTACCGCACGTTACCGCTGAACGTGCTGGCGCTTTCGGTACAACCCGATACGGTTGTCAATGAAGCCTTCTATGAACGTTTCGTGCAGGCCGGTCAGGCAGTCATTCTGCCCGGCGGGCTTCAGGACCCGATCGCCGAGCGTTATAACGTCACGATGCTTCCCGTACGATGGCTGATCGATCCGGATGGGCGAATCCTGGGCCGTTTCGAGGGATCGGATGCCCTGGCCCGCCTGCAGCAGCAACTGGCTCGTCTGCAGCAGCAGGCCCGTGAGGTTTCCCCTTCCTGA
- the gatB gene encoding Asp-tRNA(Asn)/Glu-tRNA(Gln) amidotransferase subunit GatB: MRHDYEAVIGLEVHCQLLTASKAFSPESTQFGDPPNTNVDPISLGHPGTLPVLNRRVVEYTIRMGLATHCKIAERSIFARKHYFYPDLPKGYQISQYETPICYDGYVEIELEPEGDGQEPVRKRIGIIRIHMEEDAGKSLHDQDPYHTLLDFNRCGVPLIEIVSAPDIRSPREAALYMQKIRQIVRYLGISDGNMEEGSLRCDANVSVRRRGETRLGTKTEIKNLNSFRNVERALEYEIRRQIAILERGDEVVQETRLWDAVRQETRPMRTKEEAHDYRYFPDPDLVPVVVTADMLERVRAEMPEMPEVRRRRFMEALGLPAYDAGVLTEERGVADYYEATLEALRRLMPDGDRKVQAKAVSNFVMTEVLRVLNERSIDMQAFPIEPERLAALVRLRLEDRVSSTGAQEIFNTMLSDRRTPEAIAEAHNLLQVSDESALIPVVEAVLAEHPDKVQTYLNGKTGLLGFFIGQVMRRFEGAPDPKLVRRLLEERLEAARAAGQTTK, translated from the coding sequence ATGCGGCACGATTACGAAGCGGTCATTGGCCTGGAAGTGCACTGTCAGCTTCTGACGGCCTCAAAGGCGTTCAGTCCGGAGTCCACGCAGTTCGGCGATCCGCCCAACACGAACGTGGATCCGATCAGTCTGGGACACCCAGGCACGCTCCCGGTGCTTAACCGGCGCGTCGTGGAATACACCATCCGCATGGGGCTGGCCACGCATTGCAAGATCGCCGAGCGCTCCATCTTTGCCCGTAAGCATTACTTTTATCCCGACCTGCCCAAAGGCTATCAGATCTCGCAGTACGAGACGCCCATCTGTTACGACGGTTACGTCGAGATTGAACTGGAGCCCGAGGGAGACGGACAGGAGCCGGTGCGCAAGCGCATCGGTATCATTCGTATCCACATGGAGGAAGATGCGGGCAAGTCGCTACATGACCAGGATCCCTATCATACGCTGCTGGACTTCAACCGCTGTGGCGTGCCGCTGATCGAAATTGTCTCGGCGCCCGACATTCGCTCGCCGCGCGAAGCGGCCCTCTACATGCAGAAGATTCGCCAGATTGTGCGCTATCTGGGCATCTCCGATGGCAACATGGAGGAGGGCTCGTTGCGGTGTGATGCGAACGTATCGGTGCGGCGACGAGGAGAGACCAGGCTGGGCACAAAGACCGAGATCAAAAACCTGAACTCGTTCCGTAATGTCGAGCGGGCCCTCGAGTACGAAATCCGCCGGCAGATTGCCATACTGGAGCGAGGGGACGAGGTGGTTCAGGAGACGCGTCTCTGGGATGCTGTGCGGCAGGAGACGCGTCCCATGCGTACCAAGGAGGAGGCGCACGACTACCGATACTTTCCGGATCCGGATCTGGTGCCCGTTGTGGTGACGGCCGACATGCTGGAGCGCGTGCGGGCCGAAATGCCGGAAATGCCCGAAGTGCGGCGACGGCGTTTCATGGAAGCACTGGGACTGCCGGCCTACGACGCAGGTGTGCTGACCGAAGAGCGGGGTGTGGCCGACTACTACGAGGCGACCCTGGAAGCGTTGAGGCGTCTGATGCCCGACGGCGATCGAAAAGTGCAGGCCAAGGCGGTCTCGAACTTTGTGATGACCGAAGTGCTTCGCGTGCTCAATGAGCGCTCCATTGATATGCAGGCATTTCCCATTGAGCCGGAACGTCTGGCCGCTCTGGTTCGGCTCCGACTGGAAGATCGTGTCAGCTCGACCGGTGCACAGGAGATTTTCAACACGATGCTATCGGACCGGCGGACGCCTGAAGCAATCGCGGAGGCACATAACCTGCTGCAGGTCTCCGATGAAAGCGCGCTGATTCCGGTGGTGGAAGCTGTGCTGGCTGAACATCCAGATAAAGTGCAGACCTATCTGAACGGCAAAACCGGTCTGCTGGGCTTTTTCATCGGCCAGGTGATGCGTCGCTTTGAGGGTGCGCCGGACCCCAAGCTGGTGCGGCGACTGCTGGAGGAACGGCTGGAGGCGGCCCGGGCAGCCGGTCAGACAACAAAATAA
- the bcp gene encoding thioredoxin-dependent thiol peroxidase, translated as MNTTHATMPEVGQEAPDFEGVDQHGRTVRLRDFRGKKVALYFYPKDDTPGCTKQACSLRDGYERLQQAGIVVLGVSADDVTSHQRFAQKYSLPFSLIADPEARICQAYGVWGERTLYGRKFLGIRRTTFLIDENGTIRQVIRRPRVEQHAEEVLKGFGMV; from the coding sequence ATGAACACAACGCATGCTACTATGCCTGAAGTCGGACAGGAAGCGCCGGATTTTGAAGGGGTCGATCAGCATGGCCGCACGGTGCGGCTGCGTGATTTTCGGGGTAAAAAAGTTGCGCTTTACTTTTATCCCAAAGACGATACGCCAGGCTGTACAAAGCAGGCCTGTAGCCTGCGTGATGGCTACGAGCGTCTGCAGCAGGCAGGCATTGTGGTGCTGGGAGTGTCAGCGGACGACGTGACCAGCCATCAACGCTTTGCCCAAAAATACAGCCTGCCGTTTTCGCTGATTGCTGACCCGGAGGCCAGGATCTGCCAGGCCTACGGCGTCTGGGGCGAACGCACCCTCTACGGACGCAAGTTTCTGGGCATCCGGCGCACTACCTTTTTGATCGACGAAAACGGAACGATCCGCCAGGTCATCCGGCGCCCGAGGGTCGAGCAACACGCCGAGGAGGTGTTGAAAGGCTTTGGGATGGTATAG
- a CDS encoding dehydrogenase E1 component subunit alpha/beta, whose amino-acid sequence METTTELELKALYRALLLPRVIEERMLRLIRQGRISKWFSGYGQEAIAVGCTWALEDRDYLLPMHRNLGVWTTRGVPLRPLFCQLMGRAGGFTKGRDRTFHFGLPERRIIGMISHMAAMLPVACGLGLAACLKREDFVVLAFTGEGGTREGDFHEALNLAAVWKLPVIFVVENNGYGLSTPAHEAIPVEDVADAAVGYGMPGEVVDGNDVLAVIDAVRRAAERARAGQGPTLLEMKTFRMRGHEEASGTKYVPSELFEHWRKKDPIDRFEAYLEREGILPEAERSAIRSALEREVRDATEYALAQPDVESTLEAERADLFAPPFVALRSPGSTRRVLRFVDAISEALRLAMEQDERVLLMGQDIAEYGGVFKVTEGFVERFGKERVRNTPIIESGAVGAALGLAIEGFKPVVEIQYADFISCAFNQIVNNLATTHYRWGQPVNVTIRAPFGGGLGAGPFHSQSKEAWFCHVPGLKVVVPATPEDAKGLLLTAIEEPNPVLFLEHKLLYRSVRGPVPEGIYHLPLGKAQVVREGADATIVTYGVGVHWALEEAAWWAERGVSLEVIDLRTLIPWDREAVLASVQKTNRLLVLHEATRTAGFGAEIAAEIAEAGFEWLDAPPVRVAAEDLPVPFARTLEEQIFSPRPRLRPALERLLQF is encoded by the coding sequence ATGGAAACCACAACGGAGCTGGAACTCAAAGCCCTTTACCGGGCCCTGCTGTTGCCCCGGGTGATCGAAGAACGCATGCTACGGCTGATCCGACAGGGGCGTATCTCCAAGTGGTTCAGCGGCTACGGGCAGGAAGCGATTGCGGTGGGGTGCACCTGGGCGCTGGAAGATCGTGACTATCTCTTGCCCATGCATCGCAATCTGGGCGTGTGGACCACACGCGGCGTGCCGCTGCGGCCACTTTTCTGTCAGCTCATGGGGCGAGCCGGCGGCTTTACAAAAGGGCGCGATCGCACCTTCCACTTCGGATTGCCCGAGCGCCGCATCATTGGCATGATCTCGCACATGGCCGCCATGCTGCCTGTGGCCTGTGGGCTTGGGCTGGCTGCCTGTCTGAAGCGTGAGGACTTTGTCGTGTTGGCTTTTACCGGTGAAGGCGGCACACGCGAAGGGGACTTCCACGAGGCCCTGAACCTGGCGGCCGTCTGGAAGCTGCCCGTGATCTTTGTAGTGGAGAACAATGGCTACGGACTTTCGACTCCCGCGCATGAGGCGATTCCGGTAGAAGACGTGGCCGATGCCGCCGTCGGCTACGGGATGCCGGGGGAGGTGGTAGATGGCAACGATGTGCTGGCTGTGATCGATGCGGTACGTCGCGCAGCCGAGCGTGCCCGTGCCGGCCAGGGGCCGACGCTGCTGGAGATGAAGACTTTCCGCATGCGCGGGCATGAAGAAGCCTCGGGTACGAAATACGTCCCCAGCGAACTGTTTGAACACTGGCGGAAAAAAGATCCGATCGACCGCTTCGAAGCTTATCTGGAGCGCGAAGGGATTCTGCCTGAGGCAGAGCGAAGCGCTATTCGCTCCGCGCTGGAGCGCGAGGTGCGGGATGCGACTGAATATGCGCTGGCGCAGCCGGACGTAGAAAGCACGCTTGAGGCTGAGCGTGCCGATCTGTTTGCCCCGCCTTTTGTCGCGTTGCGCTCGCCCGGATCCACCCGACGCGTGCTGCGCTTTGTGGATGCCATTTCCGAAGCACTGCGCCTGGCCATGGAACAGGACGAACGTGTGCTCCTGATGGGCCAGGACATTGCCGAGTACGGGGGCGTGTTCAAGGTGACCGAAGGCTTTGTCGAACGCTTTGGCAAAGAGCGGGTGCGCAACACGCCCATCATCGAAAGTGGCGCAGTGGGTGCAGCGCTGGGGCTGGCTATCGAAGGGTTCAAGCCAGTCGTAGAGATACAGTATGCGGACTTTATCTCCTGCGCCTTTAATCAGATCGTGAATAACCTGGCCACGACGCATTATCGCTGGGGGCAGCCGGTCAATGTGACGATCCGGGCGCCATTTGGAGGTGGACTGGGGGCCGGACCGTTTCATTCGCAGTCAAAGGAGGCCTGGTTCTGCCATGTGCCCGGTCTGAAGGTGGTCGTGCCGGCCACGCCGGAAGATGCCAAGGGGCTGCTGCTGACAGCCATTGAGGAGCCTAATCCGGTGCTGTTTTTGGAGCACAAGCTGCTTTACCGCTCGGTGCGAGGGCCGGTCCCGGAAGGCATCTATCACCTACCCCTGGGCAAAGCACAGGTGGTCCGTGAAGGAGCGGATGCGACCATCGTAACCTACGGAGTAGGAGTGCACTGGGCGCTGGAGGAGGCTGCCTGGTGGGCAGAACGAGGGGTATCGCTGGAGGTCATAGATCTGCGTACGCTGATTCCATGGGACCGAGAGGCCGTGCTGGCATCGGTGCAGAAAACCAATCGGCTGCTCGTACTGCACGAGGCGACTCGAACGGCTGGCTTTGGGGCGGAAATTGCTGCCGAGATTGCCGAAGCAGGCTTCGAGTGGCTGGATGCGCCACCGGTGCGTGTGGCAGCCGAAGATCTACCTGTACCCTTTGCGCGGACACTGGAAGAGCAGATCTTTTCGCCCCGGCCGCGCCTGCGCCCTGCCCTGGAACGACTGCTGCAATTTTAG
- a CDS encoding methyl-accepting chemotaxis protein: MGMSAGGNGRTLLGSSVGGALIGTVLSVGGSLLFESMESTAFVMLVLTGALAGGVGGCLVRRQLQQVLRQWQAQQEAVWQERQEQWETERAALVAAREMLQQRVQALEAMQAHEEADSAEGGEGTQEAENGVSAALQQFWTQSRERLQTYLQLLGDQLDHVQQETEEAALEIVAELQQLHKAAQLQVTQIQQLAASMEHMSQHNTHQAHSIREAGQQMSDFVDQYQVRVEESLQRISRMAAEVGQLEPLVDDMADIARRTNLLALNAAIEAARLGEEGKGFAVVADAVRQLAMQASSLADRMGRQIQTVCERIQEESGHIKDRLQLEVDQLSQMRAANAMLNERLHQIVQVTSDTVAQVRQLNDERLSRSLADLLGRIQFQDVLRQKIDLVKAALKRLSDFLEAAVRYQQHPDQSPPEPLDPDQLYQQYVSSGQRAVHQAALGHRSADDDAAPRIELFV; encoded by the coding sequence ATGGGCATGTCTGCCGGTGGTAATGGTCGCACACTGCTGGGCAGCAGTGTAGGGGGAGCACTGATCGGAACGGTGCTCAGTGTGGGAGGCAGTCTGCTGTTTGAAAGTATGGAGAGCACCGCGTTTGTCATGCTGGTGCTGACCGGAGCGCTGGCAGGTGGGGTCGGAGGCTGCCTGGTCCGACGTCAGCTGCAGCAGGTCTTGCGGCAGTGGCAGGCGCAACAGGAAGCCGTCTGGCAGGAACGCCAGGAGCAATGGGAAACGGAGCGGGCGGCGCTGGTTGCAGCACGAGAGATGCTGCAGCAACGTGTGCAGGCTCTGGAGGCTATGCAGGCTCACGAAGAAGCAGACAGTGCTGAAGGGGGTGAGGGAACGCAAGAAGCGGAAAACGGAGTATCCGCTGCGCTTCAGCAATTCTGGACGCAGAGTCGGGAACGTCTTCAGACCTATCTACAGCTTCTGGGAGACCAGCTGGACCACGTGCAGCAGGAAACCGAGGAGGCAGCGCTGGAAATTGTCGCAGAGCTGCAGCAGTTACACAAAGCGGCCCAGCTCCAGGTTACGCAGATCCAGCAACTGGCCGCCTCGATGGAGCATATGTCGCAGCACAACACCCATCAGGCGCATTCGATTCGGGAGGCTGGGCAGCAGATGAGCGACTTTGTCGATCAGTATCAGGTACGGGTTGAGGAAAGTCTGCAACGCATCAGCCGCATGGCCGCTGAAGTAGGACAGCTAGAGCCGCTGGTTGATGATATGGCCGATATTGCCCGACGGACGAACCTGCTGGCGTTGAATGCAGCCATTGAAGCGGCGCGGCTGGGAGAAGAAGGCAAGGGATTCGCAGTCGTGGCTGATGCCGTCCGGCAGCTGGCCATGCAAGCATCGTCTCTGGCTGATCGGATGGGACGCCAGATTCAGACGGTCTGCGAGCGTATCCAGGAAGAAAGCGGGCACATCAAAGACCGGTTGCAGCTGGAGGTTGATCAGCTGAGTCAGATGCGTGCTGCCAACGCAATGCTGAATGAGCGCCTACACCAGATCGTGCAGGTTACGTCCGACACGGTGGCGCAGGTAAGGCAGCTCAATGATGAGCGGCTCAGTCGGTCGCTGGCCGACCTGCTGGGACGCATTCAATTCCAGGACGTGCTGCGCCAGAAGATCGATCTGGTGAAAGCAGCACTGAAACGGCTGTCTGACTTTCTGGAAGCGGCGGTACGCTACCAGCAGCATCCTGACCAGTCGCCTCCTGAACCTCTCGATCCTGATCAGCTTTACCAGCAATACGTATCGTCCGGACAACGGGCCGTTCATCAAGCCGCGCTGGGGCATCGGTCAGCGGATGACGATGCAGCCCCTCGCATTGAACTGTTCGTATGA
- a CDS encoding response regulator, with amino-acid sequence MGRTIFIVDDSTVMRSSLKANLEMQGFQVAMAADGEEALAQLKNGLKPDLILTDINMPKMDGLTLIREVRKLPGFRFVPILVLTTESQQAKREEARRLGATGWLVKPVSGVDLVNTIRKVLPGS; translated from the coding sequence ATGGGACGAACGATCTTTATCGTGGACGACTCCACGGTTATGCGCTCCAGCTTAAAGGCGAACCTGGAGATGCAGGGCTTTCAGGTAGCTATGGCTGCAGATGGGGAGGAAGCTCTGGCCCAACTCAAGAACGGACTGAAACCGGACCTGATTCTTACGGACATTAATATGCCTAAGATGGATGGCCTGACGCTGATCAGGGAAGTGCGAAAATTACCTGGCTTTCGGTTTGTGCCGATACTGGTGCTGACCACCGAAAGTCAGCAGGCCAAAAGGGAAGAAGCCCGGCGGCTGGGCGCAACGGGATGGCTCGTGAAGCCGGTCTCCGGGGTCGATCTGGTCAATACGATCCGTAAAGTACTACCTGGTAGCTGA